In Halosegnis marinus, one genomic interval encodes:
- a CDS encoding coenzyme F420-0:L-glutamate ligase gives MELFAVPDLPEIRAGDDLAALIDERVAFEDGDVLCVASTVVSKAEGRTFDLADFEAGERAERLAAHRAEVTGEERDPRFAQAIIEESEELVLEAPFVLAVTKFGHITVNAGIDRSNVPGGDLLLLPEDPSASAARLSERLGVPVVVTDTSGRPFRYGQRGVAVGWAGMPASRDWRGETDRDGRELGVTVQSVVDELAGAANLVAGEGDGGTPAVVVRGWAFGDHGGSENLFRDEADDVVRAALREWEFDG, from the coding sequence ATGGAGCTGTTCGCGGTCCCCGACCTCCCCGAGATACGCGCCGGCGACGACCTCGCCGCCCTCATCGACGAGCGGGTCGCGTTCGAGGACGGCGACGTGCTGTGTGTCGCCTCCACCGTCGTCTCGAAGGCGGAGGGCCGCACGTTCGACCTCGCGGACTTCGAGGCCGGCGAGCGGGCCGAGCGGCTCGCCGCGCACCGCGCCGAGGTGACCGGCGAGGAGCGGGACCCCCGGTTCGCGCAGGCCATCATCGAGGAGAGCGAGGAGCTCGTCCTGGAGGCGCCGTTCGTCCTCGCGGTCACGAAGTTCGGCCACATCACGGTCAACGCCGGCATCGACCGCTCGAACGTCCCCGGGGGCGACCTCCTGCTCCTCCCCGAGGACCCCTCGGCGTCGGCCGCGCGCCTCTCCGAGCGGTTGGGCGTCCCCGTCGTCGTCACGGACACCTCGGGGCGGCCCTTCCGCTACGGCCAGCGGGGCGTCGCCGTCGGCTGGGCCGGGATGCCGGCCTCGCGCGACTGGCGCGGCGAGACGGACCGCGACGGCCGCGAACTCGGCGTCACGGTCCAGTCGGTCGTGGACGAACTCGCGGGCGCGGCGAACCTCGTCGCCGGCGAGGGGGACGGCGGCACCCCCGCCGTCGTCGTGCGCGGCTGGGCGTTCGGCGACCACGGCGGCTCGGAGAACCTCTTCCGCGACGAGGCCGACGACGTCGTCCGCGCCGCCCTGCGCGAGTGGGAGTTCGACGGGTAG